In Oscillospiraceae bacterium, the DNA window ACGAAGCCTACGGAGCGGGGTTTGATTTCTCCGCAACCGATATGCTGTCTAAAACGCCCGACGATGTCGATTATGCTTATCCCGCAGGCGATGCGCGCACTTCCGAATACACCGCCCAATTTGCGAAGCTTTCATCCAAAGGATATTTCGCGTGGGATGAAAAGTATTTATACGCGTTTATCAGCGTCAAGGATCCCAACCAAGTCAAAATGACCGGCGCGTCAAACCATGACTCCGCAAGCCGTATAGAATTCATTCTTTATCCCGCGGGCGCCACTTCCTTTGAGAAGTTCTACGTCGCGCTGAATTCCGAGGGAAAGAGCTTTCAACTCAGCAATCCCACTGCTACGCTCAGCGAAGAAAAGATGAAATCCGCCCTCACAGTTGACGGCGATACTATCAACTATGAATTTTGCATCGAATGGGCCGCGTGGGGCATCGACGCGAAGGTCGGAGCCGAGACGCTCATGGGCTTTGCTCAAGCCGGAATGTATCCCGGATACATAACCTATGCTTTCGGCGGATGCTTTAAACGCAGCGCCGAACATGGCGTAAAGACCGTTCTCGCAGACGTTCCTGTAAAGGAAGTACCCAAGGAAGACCCCAAGGAAGAACCCAAAGAAGAAACACCGGTTGAGACCGGCGACGAAGCCGGCTTCGTGGTTCTCGCTCTCGCGCTTTCTCTTGGAGGCGCTCTCGTTGTGAGAAAAGCAAAACAAAAATAAGGAGCTTTGCTCCAAAAAAAGAGTCCTTTGAATGCCACGTGCTCTAAAGGACAGAAGACCCGCCGAAAGATGAATCCTTTCGGTGGGTTTTGATTTATGCAAGCGTATATTTTTATCTGCATGATAAACTGGAATTTATTAAGGCTTTAATAGTTCACGGAATATTCCGTAAACACTTTTGCCACAGTAATTTGTGTCCGAAGTTCTTTTTGCAAAGGTGGCGAGAATTGTAGCGATTCTTGTATAATCGTATTGGCGATTCTACCTCTCAGCTGTTCTGCATCGGCAGCAGCAAAATCTTTCAGCGACCTAATTCCGCAGTGAAAATATAGTTCCGCTCGGATTGCTTTCACGCCAGGCAGACGCATCAATTCCATAAGAGAAGCTATTTCTTCTTCATTTCTGCACTCTGCGTTCGGAATATCTTTTATTCCTTTTCCTTTGTAATCATAAAGACACAGAAATCGTCTAAACAATGCTACCATATCAGAATCGGGTAAACCGGCTTCTATCAAAGCTTTATCGGGCAAGATCGAGCAATCATTTTTAGTTACACAGCCTATGTTAAGGAGATTTCTTATTAACTGATTCTTATATTGAATCAACGGATAATATCGTTGCAAAATACAATCCTCATTGAGAAGAAGCCCTATGCCTTTAATTTGATAATCCGAATTAATGTTATACTTCATTAATTGATACCTCCGCTAATTCCGATTTATCGTTCTGTCACATCATATAACTATTATATCCTGTTGGTAAAAACCTCCATGTTGCCTGTGGTGGCTAAG includes these proteins:
- a CDS encoding DUF4332 domain-containing protein yields the protein MKYNINSDYQIKGIGLLLNEDCILQRYYPLIQYKNQLIRNLLNIGCVTKNDCSILPDKALIEAGLPDSDMVALFRRFLCLYDYKGKGIKDIPNAECRNEEEIASLMELMRLPGVKAIRAELYFHCGIRSLKDFAAADAEQLRGRIANTIIQESLQFSPPLQKELRTQITVAKVFTEYSVNY